One Candidatus Hydrogenedentota bacterium DNA window includes the following coding sequences:
- a CDS encoding SUMF1/EgtB/PvdO family nonheme iron enzyme: MSSASRNAVLTLVLVLGAVAAPVFAAERGSGGAEAPPAAAEGAGQKYAVVIGVNRYDDTGIGNLEYAVADAAAVHQALTGAPSGFEAARTALLADNQPDERKPTRANILKFLNSYVNLAGASDTVLVYFAGHGTTEKDQLYLLPSDASTSLLQDTAIPFERLREVIEQSPAQRKVLVLDACHSGAGRAVNKMTQAVGAQFEQASRGMVVLASCGPEEVSREMADTGHGAFTHFLLEGLGGAADANGDGLIGAKELSNFTWDHTRLWAASKGWEQNPWEHSRVSGDIILARPYATGPGTQAPRPPVVMTPPPPPPKEPEPGEVRVFEGGEFAWIPPGTFEMGSKLSPERVIATYGGEAEWKESHEREHPRHTVTLTRGFWLATKEVTVGEFRAFADATRYQTDAEKGGSGFTANLETGSYEDTKGASWRNPGWALEDRQPVVLVSWKDAVAYCDWLSRKTGETYRLPTEAQWEYACRAGTDTEFWWGDRMEDGRGCLNGADETKLPDGGQLKYRFPFSDGYWNVSPVGSFKANRWGLYDMHGNVWEWCSDWFGDYASGSVTDPSGPASGELRVVRGGSWSTYPGGCRSARRNGHAPALRVALLGVRLSRTP; encoded by the coding sequence ATGTCTTCAGCATCGCGGAATGCGGTTTTAACGCTGGTACTGGTCTTGGGTGCGGTGGCCGCGCCTGTATTCGCGGCGGAACGCGGTTCCGGCGGCGCTGAGGCCCCGCCGGCCGCGGCGGAGGGGGCCGGCCAGAAATACGCCGTGGTGATTGGCGTCAACCGCTACGACGACACCGGCATCGGCAACCTGGAATATGCCGTGGCGGACGCCGCCGCCGTGCATCAGGCGCTGACCGGCGCGCCGTCCGGTTTCGAGGCCGCCCGCACGGCCCTACTGGCCGATAACCAGCCCGACGAGCGCAAGCCGACGCGCGCGAACATACTCAAGTTCCTCAACTCCTACGTGAACCTCGCGGGCGCTTCCGATACCGTGCTGGTGTATTTCGCGGGCCACGGCACGACGGAAAAGGACCAGTTGTACCTCTTGCCATCGGACGCCTCTACAAGCCTGCTCCAGGACACGGCCATCCCTTTCGAACGCCTGCGTGAGGTCATCGAGCAGTCGCCCGCGCAGCGCAAGGTGCTGGTCCTGGACGCGTGCCACAGCGGCGCGGGCCGCGCGGTGAACAAGATGACGCAGGCCGTGGGCGCGCAGTTCGAGCAGGCTTCGCGAGGGATGGTGGTGCTGGCCTCGTGCGGGCCGGAGGAGGTTTCGCGCGAGATGGCCGACACGGGCCACGGCGCGTTCACGCATTTTCTGCTGGAAGGTCTGGGCGGCGCGGCGGACGCGAACGGCGACGGTCTCATCGGCGCGAAGGAACTGAGCAACTTCACGTGGGACCACACGCGGCTGTGGGCGGCCTCGAAGGGCTGGGAGCAGAACCCTTGGGAACACAGCCGCGTTTCGGGGGACATCATACTCGCGCGGCCGTACGCCACCGGTCCCGGCACGCAAGCACCTCGCCCTCCGGTGGTGATGACGCCCCCGCCCCCTCCGCCGAAGGAGCCGGAGCCGGGTGAGGTGCGGGTGTTTGAGGGCGGCGAGTTTGCGTGGATACCGCCGGGGACCTTCGAGATGGGCTCGAAGCTGAGCCCTGAGCGGGTCATCGCGACATACGGCGGCGAGGCGGAATGGAAGGAGTCTCACGAACGCGAGCACCCGCGGCATACGGTGACGCTGACTCGGGGATTCTGGCTGGCAACGAAGGAGGTGACGGTGGGGGAGTTCCGGGCCTTCGCGGACGCGACAAGATATCAGACGGACGCTGAGAAAGGCGGCTCGGGATTTACCGCCAATCTGGAGACCGGTTCGTATGAGGACACGAAGGGCGCGTCGTGGCGGAATCCGGGCTGGGCCTTGGAGGACCGTCAGCCGGTGGTGCTGGTGAGCTGGAAGGATGCGGTGGCGTATTGCGATTGGCTGAGCCGGAAGACGGGGGAGACGTACCGGCTGCCCACGGAGGCGCAGTGGGAGTATGCGTGCCGCGCCGGTACGGATACGGAGTTCTGGTGGGGCGACCGGATGGAGGACGGCCGTGGCTGCCTGAACGGCGCGGACGAGACGAAGCTGCCGGATGGCGGCCAGTTGAAATACCGCTTCCCGTTTTCCGACGGGTACTGGAATGTATCGCCAGTGGGGAGTTTCAAGGCGAACCGGTGGGGTCTGTACGACATGCACGGGAACGTTTGGGAATGGTGCTCGGACTGGTTTGGGGACTACGCGAGCGGCTCCGTGACGGACCCTTCGGGCCCGGCGTCGGGTGAGTTGCGGGTGGTGCGTGGCGGCTCGTGGAGCACCTATCCCGGAGGCTGCCGTTCGGCGCGTCGCAACGGCCACGCCCCGGCCCTCCGCGTCGCGCTCCTCGGCGTTCGGTTGTCGCGGACTCCGTAA
- a CDS encoding tyrosine-type recombinase/integrase: protein MKTVDSGTELALEAERWGRQLDAEARALARAARAQNTERAYAADLRGFELFCQLTKTFREPPEPMTVARYLTWLAEYQRRKPATVRRCLAGLCRAWDDRYGRCHAGRDPLVRRVLEGVLRTHAAGVAQGRALTVAEVRQLSRACDVRLHSGRRDRALLLVGFSGGFRRSELAALDVENVQYLQGCLRVYLPRSKTDPRGAGHWRSLRRGRSAVTCPVRAVQAWVEGAGLTSGPLFRGVDRWGHVLGRRMHPDTVWYLLRRLSARAGLESRVSPHSLRAGFVTAATSRGVQALEVMRVTSHRAVQSVARYDRGDGAAAPPDLGL, encoded by the coding sequence TTGAAAACGGTCGATTCGGGGACGGAATTAGCCCTTGAGGCAGAGCGTTGGGGCCGCCAGCTGGACGCCGAGGCGAGGGCTCTGGCGCGCGCGGCGCGGGCGCAAAACACGGAGCGCGCATACGCGGCGGACCTGCGCGGCTTCGAGCTTTTTTGCCAGCTCACGAAGACGTTCCGGGAGCCCCCGGAGCCGATGACGGTGGCGCGGTATCTGACGTGGCTGGCGGAGTACCAGCGCCGCAAGCCGGCGACCGTCCGGCGGTGCCTGGCGGGTCTGTGCCGGGCCTGGGACGACCGGTACGGCCGGTGTCACGCGGGCCGTGACCCGCTGGTGCGGCGGGTGCTGGAGGGGGTTCTGCGCACGCATGCGGCGGGGGTGGCTCAGGGACGTGCGCTGACGGTGGCGGAGGTGCGGCAATTGTCGCGGGCGTGCGACGTGCGGTTGCACTCCGGGCGGCGGGACCGGGCGCTGCTGCTGGTGGGTTTCTCGGGGGGCTTCCGGCGCTCGGAGCTGGCGGCGCTGGATGTGGAGAATGTGCAGTATTTGCAGGGTTGTTTGCGGGTTTATCTGCCGCGTTCGAAGACGGACCCGCGGGGTGCGGGACACTGGCGAAGCCTGCGGCGCGGCCGGAGCGCCGTGACGTGCCCGGTGCGCGCGGTGCAGGCGTGGGTGGAAGGCGCGGGTCTGACGTCGGGCCCTTTGTTCCGGGGCGTGGACCGTTGGGGTCATGTGCTGGGCCGGCGGATGCATCCGGACACGGTGTGGTATCTGTTGCGGCGGCTGTCTGCGCGTGCGGGTCTGGAGTCGAGAGTATCGCCGCACAGCCTGCGCGCGGGATTCGTGACGGCGGCGACGAGCCGTGGCGTGCAGGCGCTGGAGGTGATGCGTGTGACGAGCCACAGGGCGGTGCAGTCGGTGGCGCGGTACGACCGCGGAGACGGGGCCGCGGCTCCGCCTGACTTGGGGCTCTGA